A region from the Arachis ipaensis cultivar K30076 chromosome B01, Araip1.1, whole genome shotgun sequence genome encodes:
- the LOC110265614 gene encoding uncharacterized protein LOC110265614, which yields MQREAEEEERHGLALVGLAVTAELLATRRHHEEDQNRARGRSHAAKERRRGTHRVTVTHGAASCAQSPSGHCWVDLGLRLLRFVNSELESDLLVLLVAVSAFERASRAEVLIAGGFGLSKKESVNEFGLWFWHFEDWTQKSRRDYLVVVAMLCIA from the exons ATGCAGAGGGAAGCAGAAGAGGAAGAGAGGCACGGGCTAGCGCTGGTGGGCCTCGCTGTCACCGCCGAGCTGCTCGCCACTCGCCGCCATCACGAGGAAGACCAGAACCGAGCAAGGGGGAGAAGCCATGCGGCAAAGGAGAGGAGAAGGGGAACTCACCGTGTCACCGTCACCCATGGAGCCGCGAGCTGCGCCCAGTCGCCGTCAGG CCACTGCTGGGTCGATTTGGGGCTACGGCTACTACGTTTTGTTAATTCA GAGTTAGAATCCGATTTGCTTGTGCTGCTTGTAGCTGTTTCTGCTTTTGAGAGAGCAAGCAGAGCCGAGGTTTTGATTGCCGGTGGTTTTGGGCTGAGCAAAAAGGAGTCAGTTAACGagtttgggttatggttttggcattttgag GATTggacgcagaagtcacgaagagatTATCTAGTTGTTGTCGCGATGCTTTGTATTGCTTGA